A genomic segment from Leopardus geoffroyi isolate Oge1 chromosome A2, O.geoffroyi_Oge1_pat1.0, whole genome shotgun sequence encodes:
- the MST1R gene encoding macrophage-stimulating protein receptor isoform X7, whose amino-acid sequence MELLSPPSQPSLLLLLLLLPPLLARESWQCPRTPYAALRDFDVEYKVPSFSAGGPVQAIATYEGGRDGSAVFVATRNRLHVLGPGLQPVESLATGPVGDPGCQTCAACGPGPHSPQGDTDAQVLVLEPALPALVSCGSSLHGRCFLHELEPQGTALHLAPPACLFSANHNQPEDCPDCVASPLGTLVTVVEQGHASYFYVASSLDETVASSFSPRSVSIRRLKADASGFAPGFAALSVLPEHLASYPIQYVYSFRARAFVYFLKVQRASVAAAPEALHTRLARLSAAEPELGDYRELVLDCRFAPKRRRRGTTEGGQPYPVLRAAHTAPVGSKLAAELSIDEGQEVLFGVFVASRDSSPGVNPNSVVCAFPIDLVDTLIEHGVERCCEPPVPPGIRRGLDFFQSPSFCPNPPGLEAPSPNTSCHHFPLLVSSSLSRVDLFNGLLGPVQVTALHVTRLDNVTVAHMGTTDGRILQVELARSLNYLLYVSNFSLGSNRQPIRRDVSRLGDHLFFSSGEQVFQVPIQGPGCHHFLTCGSCLRAQRFMGCGWCGGMCGRQKECPGSWQQDHCPPELTEFYPQSGPLRGSTRLTLCGSNFYLRPADLVPEGTHQVTVGQSPCRLLPKDSPNLSPVPRKDFVEELECELEPLGMQPAGPANISLTVTNMPPGKHFQVDGTSMLQGFSFMEPVLTAVKPLFGPRAGGTRLTFEGQGLSLGTSQMVLVNGTECPLEQVSEGQLLCTTPPGAAMARVPIHLQVGGAVVPGSWTFHYLEDPIVLGISPNCGYIGSHVTIHGQHLTSAWHLVLSFHDGLMAVENRQCTGHLPEQHRCRLPEYVVRSPQGWVTGNLSAWGDGAPGFTQPGFRFLPPPHPPTTDFAPLKPEEHAVKFEYIGLGAVADCVDVNVTVGGKSCQHELRGDVVICPLPSSLQLDKDGAPLQVCVDDGCHILGRVIRPGPEGVPQRLLLGVLLALLLLVAALAAALIFNYWRRKQLDDLASLDRTTGAIPLPALRSGSDYRNGLAAPATHGLDSTTQSHKASVSDSGDGSCVPLLQTESIQLGDLDSALLTEVKDVLISHEQVVTHRDRIIGKGHFGVVYHGEYTDKDQNRIHCAIKSLSRITEVQEVEAFLREGLLMRGLHHPNVLALIGIVLPPEGLPQVLLPYMHHGDLLQFIRSPQRNPTVKDLISFGLQVARGMEYLAEQKFVHRDLAARNCMLDESFTVKVADFGLARGILDKEYYSVRQHRHARLPVKWMALESLQTYRFTTKSDVWSFGVLLWELLTRGAPPYPHIDPFDLTHFLAQGRRLPQPEYCPDSLYAVMQRCWVADPAGRPTFSALVEEVEHVVARLLGDHYVQLPAAYVNLGPGASDEANMHPEQSQTPPVHRIARRPWPSSEPPQPT is encoded by the exons ATGGAGCTTCTCTCGCCGCCGTCACAGCCTTCACTGTtattgctgctgctactgctgccaCCACTGCTGGCCAGAGAGTCCTGGCAGTGTCCGCGCACCCCCTACGCCGCCTTGCGCGATTTTGACGTCGAGTACAAGGTGCCCAGCTTCTCGGCCGGAGGTCCGGTACAGGCCATAGCGACCTACGAGGGCGGCAGGGACGGGAGTGCCGTGTTCGTGGCTACACGCAATCGCCTGCACGTGCTTGGGCCTGGCCTGCAGCCAGTAGAGAGCCTGGCCACAGGTCCTGTTGGAGACCCGGGCTGTCAGACGTGTGCGGCCTGTGGCCCGGGCCCCCACAGCCcgcagggagacacagatgcaCAGGTGCTGGTGCTGGAGCCAGCTCTGCCCGCACTAGTCAGCTGTGGCTCGAGCCTGCATGGGCGCTGCTTCCTGCACGAGCTAGAGCCCCAAGGGACAGCCCTGCACCTGGCACCACCAGCCTGCCTCTTCTCCGCCAACCACAACCAGCCCGAGGACTGCCCTGACTGTGTGGCCAGTCCTCTGGGCACCCTCGTGACCGTGGTTGAGCAGGGCCATGCCTCCTACTTCTACGTGGCATCCTCACTGGATGAGACGGTGGCCTCGAGCTTCAGCCCCCGCTCGGTGTCCATCCGGCGCCTCAAGGCCGATGCCTCAGGATTCGCACCGGGGTTTGCCGCGCTGTCCGTGCTGCCGGAGCACCTCGCTTCCTATCCTATCCAGTATGTGTACAGTTTCCGTGCCAGAGCCTTTGTCTATTTCCTGAAGGTGCAGCGGGCCAGCGTGGCAGCTGCCCCGGAAGCCTTGCACACACGCCTGGCACGGCTCAGCGCTGCTGAGCCCGAACTGGGCGACTACCGCGAGCTCGTTCTCGACTGCCGATTCGCACCCAAACGCCGGCGCCGCGGGACCACTGAGGGAGGACAGCCCTACCCAGTGCTGAGGGCGGCCCACACAGCTCCAGTGGGCAGCAAGCTAGCTGCTGAGCTGAGCATCGATGAGGGCCAAGAAGTGCTATTTGGCGTCTTCGTGGCTAGCAGAGACAGCAGTCCCGGTGTGAATCCCAACTCTGTCGTCTGTGCCTTTCCCATCGACCTAGTGGACACTCTCATCGAGCATGGTGTGGAGCGCTGTTGTGAGCCTCCTGTCCCCCCTGGCATCCGGCGAGGCCTCGACTTCTTCCAGTCGCCTAGTTTTTGCCCCAACCCG CCTGGCCTGGAGGCCCCCAGCCCCAACACCAGCTGCCATCACTTTCCTCTGCTGGTTAGCAGCAGCCTATCACGTGTGGACCTCTTCAACGGGCTATTAGGACCAGTACAGGTCACTGCACTGCATGTGACACGCCTTGACAATGTCACAGTGGCCCACATGGGCACAACTGATGGGCGCATCCTGCAG GTGGAGCTGGCCAGATCTCTCAACTACTTGCTGTATGTGTCCAACTTCTCACTGGGCAGCAACAGGCAGCCCATACGACGAGATGTCAGTCGCCTTGGAGACCACCTGTTCTTTTCCTCTGGGGAGCAG GTCTTCCAGGTACCTATCCAGGGCCCTGGCTGCCACCACTTCCTCACCTGTGGGAGTTGTCTGCGGGCACAGCGTTTCATGGGCTGTGGCTGGTGTGGGGGCATGTGTGGCCGGCAGAAGGAGTGTCCTGGCTCCTGGCAACAGGATCATTGTCCACCTGAGCTTACTGAG tTCTACCCCCAGAGTGGACCCCTAAGGGGCAGCACAAGGCTGACCCTGTGTGGCTCCAACTTCTACCTGCGCCCTGCTGATCTGGTGCCTGAGGGCACCCATCAGGTCACCGTGGGCCAAAGTCCCTGCCGACTGCTGCCCAAGGACAGCCCAAACCTCAG CCCAGTGCCCCGGAAAGACTTTGTAGAGGAGCTTGAGTGTGAGCTGGAGCCCTTGGGCATGCAGCCAGCCGGGCCCGCCAACATCAGCCTCACTGTGACCAACATGCCACCAGGCAAGCACTTCCAAGTGGATGGCACCTCCATGCTGCAAGGCTTCTCTTTCATG GAGCCAGTTCTGACAGCAGTAAAACCCCTCTTTGGCCCACGGGCAGGGGGCACCCGCCTCACCTTTGAAGGCCAAGGCCTGTCTTTAGGCACCAGTCAGATGGTGCTGGTCAATGGGACTGAGTGCCCACTGGAACA GGTCAGCGAGGGGCAGCTCTTATGTACTACGCCCCCTGGGGCTGCTATGGCCAGGGTTCCCATTCACCTGCAGGTGGGGGGCGCTGTGGTGCCAGGCTCCTGGACCTTCCACTACCTGGAAGACCCCATTGTGCTGGGCATCAGCCCCAACTGTGGCTACAT TGGCTCCCATGTCACCATCCATGgccagcatctgacttcagcgtGGCACCTAGTGCTGTCATTCCATGATGGGCTTATGGCAGTGGAAAACAGG CAGTGTACAGGGCACCTCCCGGAGCAGCATCGGTGCCGCCTGCCCGAATATGTCGTCCGAAGCCCCCAGGGGTGGGTAACAGGGAACCTGAGTGCCTGGGGAGATGGAGCTCCTGGCTTCACGCAGCCCGGCTTTcgcttcctgcccccaccccatccacccaCCACTGACTTTGCCCCACTGAAGCCCGAGGAGCACGCTGTTAAGTTTGAG TATATTGGGCTGGGCGCTGTGGCTGATTGTGTGGACGTGAACGTGACCGTGGGTGGTAAGAGCTGCCAGCATGAGCTCCGGGGGGATGTGGTCAtctgccctctgccttcctccctgcaaCTTGACAAGGATGGTGCCCCACTGCAG GTCTGTGTGGATGATGGATGTCACATCCTGGGCAGGGTGATACGGCCAGGCCCAGAGGGGGTCCCACAGAGGCTACTCCTTGGTGTCCTGCTGGCCCTGCTCCTGCTTGTGGCTGCACTGGCCGCTGCGCTGATCTTCAACTACTGGCGGAGGAAACAACTGG ATGACCTGGCATCCTTGGACCGGACCACTGGAGCCATCCCCTTGCCTGCACTCCGCTCAGGTTCTGACTACAGAAATGGCCTTG CAGCCCCTGCCACTCATGGTCTGGATTCCACCACACAGAGCCACAAAGCATCCGTCTCAGACAGTGGGGACGGGTCCTGTGTCCCACTGTTGCAGACAGAGTCCATCCAGCTTGGGGACTTAGACTCTGCACTCCTGACCGAGGTCAAGGATGTGCTGATCTCACATGAGCAGGTGGTCACCCACAGGGACAGAATCATTGGCAAAG GCCACTTTGGAGTTGTCTACCATGGAGAATACACAGACAAGGACCAGAATCGAATCCATTGTGCCATAAAGTCGCTGAGTC GCATCACAGAGGTGCAGGAGGTGGAGGCCTTCCTGCGCGAGGGGCTGCTCATGCGTGGTCTGCACCATCCAAATGTGCTGGCTCTCATCGGTATTGTGCTGCCCCCTGAAGGGCTGCCCCAGGTGCTGCTACCCTATATGCATCATGGAGACCTGCTTCAGTTCATCCGCTCACCCCAGCGG AACCCCACGGTGAAGGACCTCATCAGCTTCGGCCTTCAGGTAGCCCGTGGCATGGAGTACCTGGCAGAGCAGAAGTTTGTGCACAGGGACCTGGCTGCTCGGAACTGCAT GCTGGATGAGTCATTCACAGTCAAGGTGGCTGACTTTGGCCTGGCCCGTGGTATCCTGGACAAGGAGTACTACAGTGTTCGACAGCATCGCCATGCTCGCCTCCCTGTCAAATGGATGGCACTGGAGAGCCTGCAGACCTACAGATTCACCACCAAGTCTGATGTG TGGTCGTTTGGTGTGCTGCTGTGGGAGCTGCTGACACGGGGTGCCCCACCATACCCCCACATTGACCCTTTTGACCTCACTCACTTCCTGGCCCAGGGTCGACGCCTGCCCCAGCCTGAATATTGTCCTGATTCTCT gtACGCAGTGATGCAGCGCTGCTGGGTTGCGGACCCTGCAGGGAGACCCACCTTCTCAGCGCTGGTGGAGGAAGTGGAACACGTGGTGGCCAGGCTGCTTGGGGACCACTACGTGCAGCTGCCTGCAGCCTACGTGAACCTGGGTCCTGGTGCCTCGGATGAGGCGAACATGCACCCAGAACAGTCGCAGACCCCACCTGTGCACAGGATCGCACGTCGGCCCTGGCCTTCCTCAGAGCCACCACAGCCCACGTGA
- the MST1R gene encoding macrophage-stimulating protein receptor isoform X1, with protein MELLSPPSQPSLLLLLLLLPPLLARESWQCPRTPYAALRDFDVEYKVPSFSAGGPVQAIATYEGGRDGSAVFVATRNRLHVLGPGLQPVESLATGPVGDPGCQTCAACGPGPHSPQGDTDAQVLVLEPALPALVSCGSSLHGRCFLHELEPQGTALHLAPPACLFSANHNQPEDCPDCVASPLGTLVTVVEQGHASYFYVASSLDETVASSFSPRSVSIRRLKADASGFAPGFAALSVLPEHLASYPIQYVYSFRARAFVYFLKVQRASVAAAPEALHTRLARLSAAEPELGDYRELVLDCRFAPKRRRRGTTEGGQPYPVLRAAHTAPVGSKLAAELSIDEGQEVLFGVFVASRDSSPGVNPNSVVCAFPIDLVDTLIEHGVERCCEPPVPPGIRRGLDFFQSPSFCPNPPGLEAPSPNTSCHHFPLLVSSSLSRVDLFNGLLGPVQVTALHVTRLDNVTVAHMGTTDGRILQVELARSLNYLLYVSNFSLGSNRQPIRRDVSRLGDHLFFSSGEQVFQVPIQGPGCHHFLTCGSCLRAQRFMGCGWCGGMCGRQKECPGSWQQDHCPPELTEFYPQSGPLRGSTRLTLCGSNFYLRPADLVPEGTHQVTVGQSPCRLLPKDSPNLSPVPRKDFVEELECELEPLGMQPAGPANISLTVTNMPPGKHFQVDGTSMLQGFSFMEPVLTAVKPLFGPRAGGTRLTFEGQGLSLGTSQMVLVNGTECPLEQVSEGQLLCTTPPGAAMARVPIHLQVGGAVVPGSWTFHYLEDPIVLGISPNCGYIGSHVTIHGQHLTSAWHLVLSFHDGLMAVENRQCTGHLPEQHRCRLPEYVVRSPQGWVTGNLSAWGDGAPGFTQPGFRFLPPPHPPTTDFAPLKPEEHAVKFEYIGLGAVADCVDVNVTVGGKSCQHELRGDVVICPLPSSLQLDKDGAPLQVCVDDGCHILGRVIRPGPEGVPQRLLLGVLLALLLLVAALAAALIFNYWRRKQLVLSPNLDDLASLDRTTGAIPLPALRSGSDYRNGLGETGEALKAGATPSVPQAPHFLSSTAAPATHGLDSTTQSHKASVSDSGDGSCVPLLQTESIQLGDLDSALLTEVKDVLISHEQVVTHRDRIIGKGHFGVVYHGEYTDKDQNRIHCAIKSLSRITEVQEVEAFLREGLLMRGLHHPNVLALIGIVLPPEGLPQVLLPYMHHGDLLQFIRSPQRNPTVKDLISFGLQVARGMEYLAEQKFVHRDLAARNCMLDESFTVKVADFGLARGILDKEYYSVRQHRHARLPVKWMALESLQTYRFTTKSDVWSFGVLLWELLTRGAPPYPHIDPFDLTHFLAQGRRLPQPEYCPDSLYAVMQRCWVADPAGRPTFSALVEEVEHVVARLLGDHYVQLPAAYVNLGPGASDEANMHPEQSQTPPVHRIARRPWPSSEPPQPT; from the exons ATGGAGCTTCTCTCGCCGCCGTCACAGCCTTCACTGTtattgctgctgctactgctgccaCCACTGCTGGCCAGAGAGTCCTGGCAGTGTCCGCGCACCCCCTACGCCGCCTTGCGCGATTTTGACGTCGAGTACAAGGTGCCCAGCTTCTCGGCCGGAGGTCCGGTACAGGCCATAGCGACCTACGAGGGCGGCAGGGACGGGAGTGCCGTGTTCGTGGCTACACGCAATCGCCTGCACGTGCTTGGGCCTGGCCTGCAGCCAGTAGAGAGCCTGGCCACAGGTCCTGTTGGAGACCCGGGCTGTCAGACGTGTGCGGCCTGTGGCCCGGGCCCCCACAGCCcgcagggagacacagatgcaCAGGTGCTGGTGCTGGAGCCAGCTCTGCCCGCACTAGTCAGCTGTGGCTCGAGCCTGCATGGGCGCTGCTTCCTGCACGAGCTAGAGCCCCAAGGGACAGCCCTGCACCTGGCACCACCAGCCTGCCTCTTCTCCGCCAACCACAACCAGCCCGAGGACTGCCCTGACTGTGTGGCCAGTCCTCTGGGCACCCTCGTGACCGTGGTTGAGCAGGGCCATGCCTCCTACTTCTACGTGGCATCCTCACTGGATGAGACGGTGGCCTCGAGCTTCAGCCCCCGCTCGGTGTCCATCCGGCGCCTCAAGGCCGATGCCTCAGGATTCGCACCGGGGTTTGCCGCGCTGTCCGTGCTGCCGGAGCACCTCGCTTCCTATCCTATCCAGTATGTGTACAGTTTCCGTGCCAGAGCCTTTGTCTATTTCCTGAAGGTGCAGCGGGCCAGCGTGGCAGCTGCCCCGGAAGCCTTGCACACACGCCTGGCACGGCTCAGCGCTGCTGAGCCCGAACTGGGCGACTACCGCGAGCTCGTTCTCGACTGCCGATTCGCACCCAAACGCCGGCGCCGCGGGACCACTGAGGGAGGACAGCCCTACCCAGTGCTGAGGGCGGCCCACACAGCTCCAGTGGGCAGCAAGCTAGCTGCTGAGCTGAGCATCGATGAGGGCCAAGAAGTGCTATTTGGCGTCTTCGTGGCTAGCAGAGACAGCAGTCCCGGTGTGAATCCCAACTCTGTCGTCTGTGCCTTTCCCATCGACCTAGTGGACACTCTCATCGAGCATGGTGTGGAGCGCTGTTGTGAGCCTCCTGTCCCCCCTGGCATCCGGCGAGGCCTCGACTTCTTCCAGTCGCCTAGTTTTTGCCCCAACCCG CCTGGCCTGGAGGCCCCCAGCCCCAACACCAGCTGCCATCACTTTCCTCTGCTGGTTAGCAGCAGCCTATCACGTGTGGACCTCTTCAACGGGCTATTAGGACCAGTACAGGTCACTGCACTGCATGTGACACGCCTTGACAATGTCACAGTGGCCCACATGGGCACAACTGATGGGCGCATCCTGCAG GTGGAGCTGGCCAGATCTCTCAACTACTTGCTGTATGTGTCCAACTTCTCACTGGGCAGCAACAGGCAGCCCATACGACGAGATGTCAGTCGCCTTGGAGACCACCTGTTCTTTTCCTCTGGGGAGCAG GTCTTCCAGGTACCTATCCAGGGCCCTGGCTGCCACCACTTCCTCACCTGTGGGAGTTGTCTGCGGGCACAGCGTTTCATGGGCTGTGGCTGGTGTGGGGGCATGTGTGGCCGGCAGAAGGAGTGTCCTGGCTCCTGGCAACAGGATCATTGTCCACCTGAGCTTACTGAG tTCTACCCCCAGAGTGGACCCCTAAGGGGCAGCACAAGGCTGACCCTGTGTGGCTCCAACTTCTACCTGCGCCCTGCTGATCTGGTGCCTGAGGGCACCCATCAGGTCACCGTGGGCCAAAGTCCCTGCCGACTGCTGCCCAAGGACAGCCCAAACCTCAG CCCAGTGCCCCGGAAAGACTTTGTAGAGGAGCTTGAGTGTGAGCTGGAGCCCTTGGGCATGCAGCCAGCCGGGCCCGCCAACATCAGCCTCACTGTGACCAACATGCCACCAGGCAAGCACTTCCAAGTGGATGGCACCTCCATGCTGCAAGGCTTCTCTTTCATG GAGCCAGTTCTGACAGCAGTAAAACCCCTCTTTGGCCCACGGGCAGGGGGCACCCGCCTCACCTTTGAAGGCCAAGGCCTGTCTTTAGGCACCAGTCAGATGGTGCTGGTCAATGGGACTGAGTGCCCACTGGAACA GGTCAGCGAGGGGCAGCTCTTATGTACTACGCCCCCTGGGGCTGCTATGGCCAGGGTTCCCATTCACCTGCAGGTGGGGGGCGCTGTGGTGCCAGGCTCCTGGACCTTCCACTACCTGGAAGACCCCATTGTGCTGGGCATCAGCCCCAACTGTGGCTACAT TGGCTCCCATGTCACCATCCATGgccagcatctgacttcagcgtGGCACCTAGTGCTGTCATTCCATGATGGGCTTATGGCAGTGGAAAACAGG CAGTGTACAGGGCACCTCCCGGAGCAGCATCGGTGCCGCCTGCCCGAATATGTCGTCCGAAGCCCCCAGGGGTGGGTAACAGGGAACCTGAGTGCCTGGGGAGATGGAGCTCCTGGCTTCACGCAGCCCGGCTTTcgcttcctgcccccaccccatccacccaCCACTGACTTTGCCCCACTGAAGCCCGAGGAGCACGCTGTTAAGTTTGAG TATATTGGGCTGGGCGCTGTGGCTGATTGTGTGGACGTGAACGTGACCGTGGGTGGTAAGAGCTGCCAGCATGAGCTCCGGGGGGATGTGGTCAtctgccctctgccttcctccctgcaaCTTGACAAGGATGGTGCCCCACTGCAG GTCTGTGTGGATGATGGATGTCACATCCTGGGCAGGGTGATACGGCCAGGCCCAGAGGGGGTCCCACAGAGGCTACTCCTTGGTGTCCTGCTGGCCCTGCTCCTGCTTGTGGCTGCACTGGCCGCTGCGCTGATCTTCAACTACTGGCGGAGGAAACAACTGG TCCTTTCTCCAAACCTAGATGACCTGGCATCCTTGGACCGGACCACTGGAGCCATCCCCTTGCCTGCACTCCGCTCAGGTTCTGACTACAGAAATGGCCTTGGTGAGACGGGGGAGGCGCTGAAAGCTGGGGCCACACCCTCTGTTCCACAGGCCCCTCACTTCCTCTCCTCCACAGCAGCCCCTGCCACTCATGGTCTGGATTCCACCACACAGAGCCACAAAGCATCCGTCTCAGACAGTGGGGACGGGTCCTGTGTCCCACTGTTGCAGACAGAGTCCATCCAGCTTGGGGACTTAGACTCTGCACTCCTGACCGAGGTCAAGGATGTGCTGATCTCACATGAGCAGGTGGTCACCCACAGGGACAGAATCATTGGCAAAG GCCACTTTGGAGTTGTCTACCATGGAGAATACACAGACAAGGACCAGAATCGAATCCATTGTGCCATAAAGTCGCTGAGTC GCATCACAGAGGTGCAGGAGGTGGAGGCCTTCCTGCGCGAGGGGCTGCTCATGCGTGGTCTGCACCATCCAAATGTGCTGGCTCTCATCGGTATTGTGCTGCCCCCTGAAGGGCTGCCCCAGGTGCTGCTACCCTATATGCATCATGGAGACCTGCTTCAGTTCATCCGCTCACCCCAGCGG AACCCCACGGTGAAGGACCTCATCAGCTTCGGCCTTCAGGTAGCCCGTGGCATGGAGTACCTGGCAGAGCAGAAGTTTGTGCACAGGGACCTGGCTGCTCGGAACTGCAT GCTGGATGAGTCATTCACAGTCAAGGTGGCTGACTTTGGCCTGGCCCGTGGTATCCTGGACAAGGAGTACTACAGTGTTCGACAGCATCGCCATGCTCGCCTCCCTGTCAAATGGATGGCACTGGAGAGCCTGCAGACCTACAGATTCACCACCAAGTCTGATGTG TGGTCGTTTGGTGTGCTGCTGTGGGAGCTGCTGACACGGGGTGCCCCACCATACCCCCACATTGACCCTTTTGACCTCACTCACTTCCTGGCCCAGGGTCGACGCCTGCCCCAGCCTGAATATTGTCCTGATTCTCT gtACGCAGTGATGCAGCGCTGCTGGGTTGCGGACCCTGCAGGGAGACCCACCTTCTCAGCGCTGGTGGAGGAAGTGGAACACGTGGTGGCCAGGCTGCTTGGGGACCACTACGTGCAGCTGCCTGCAGCCTACGTGAACCTGGGTCCTGGTGCCTCGGATGAGGCGAACATGCACCCAGAACAGTCGCAGACCCCACCTGTGCACAGGATCGCACGTCGGCCCTGGCCTTCCTCAGAGCCACCACAGCCCACGTGA